The following coding sequences lie in one Tichowtungia aerotolerans genomic window:
- a CDS encoding polysaccharide pyruvyl transferase family protein: MKVPKILLGGVPFGRNNVGDEAILECIVQIVRSICPEADITVSTDDGDATSKKLNVKTVQLFGFSPPFSRKLLKKTLKENDLFIWSGATGLSDYPESTTAMLEIAQAAGTKTVLFGVGMNERLNPALFTLFPGPRRTAYQTIKCCTMGLIDLVQRTQAAKEMRARERIRETLNRADLVALRDPESLTALSRCGYIPGVFVGADSALTLEPADLDRVELPEKTRQLLHSDIPKIGICISAQREIQNADKLIHCFDQWVENNTRRIIFVPMNPLTDSALMETLRKQMKYPDRAVLIDGRREPSEILAIASQMDVIASSRLHLLILASIVHVPIIGISRGSKVDNFLKPFGLQSVGSVEECDFDRLDSEVQRLLDERAAFEMTSKTVRKELLERLNGATEQLRQVISQL; encoded by the coding sequence ATGAAGGTACCGAAAATACTTCTGGGCGGCGTTCCTTTTGGACGCAACAACGTCGGTGATGAAGCCATCCTTGAATGTATCGTCCAGATTGTCCGCAGTATTTGTCCCGAAGCGGATATTACCGTTAGTACCGATGATGGCGACGCCACTTCAAAAAAACTGAACGTGAAAACGGTCCAGCTTTTTGGGTTCTCTCCTCCGTTCAGCCGGAAGCTTCTAAAAAAAACTCTTAAAGAAAATGATCTGTTTATCTGGTCCGGAGCCACCGGACTTTCTGATTATCCAGAGAGCACCACCGCCATGCTTGAAATTGCACAGGCAGCTGGAACAAAAACCGTGCTCTTTGGTGTCGGCATGAACGAAAGGCTCAACCCTGCACTTTTCACACTGTTCCCCGGGCCGCGCCGGACTGCGTACCAAACAATCAAATGCTGCACAATGGGGTTGATCGATCTCGTTCAGCGTACACAGGCCGCCAAAGAAATGCGGGCCCGAGAACGGATCAGAGAAACCCTGAACCGCGCCGATCTGGTGGCACTCCGCGATCCAGAAAGCCTAACAGCCCTGTCCCGATGCGGCTATATCCCCGGTGTCTTCGTCGGGGCCGACTCCGCGCTGACTCTGGAGCCAGCAGATCTTGATAGAGTTGAACTCCCGGAAAAAACCCGCCAATTGCTCCACTCAGATATTCCAAAGATTGGAATCTGCATCTCTGCCCAACGCGAAATCCAAAATGCAGATAAGCTGATTCATTGTTTCGACCAATGGGTTGAAAACAACACGCGCCGGATTATCTTCGTTCCTATGAATCCGCTGACGGATTCCGCCCTGATGGAAACCCTGCGGAAACAAATGAAGTATCCCGACCGGGCTGTTCTCATTGACGGTCGCCGGGAACCCTCCGAAATCCTTGCCATTGCATCTCAAATGGATGTCATTGCAAGCAGCCGGCTTCATCTGCTGATTCTCGCCTCTATTGTGCATGTTCCAATCATTGGAATCAGCCGTGGAAGCAAGGTCGATAATTTCCTCAAGCCGTTCGGACTCCAATCCGTCGGCAGTGTGGAAGAGTGCGATTTTGACCGTCTTGACAGCGAAGTCCAACGCCTGCTTGACGAAAGAGCCGCATTCGAAATGACCAGCAAAACGGTTCGCAAGGAGCTCCTGGAGCGGCTAAACGGAGCAACAGAACAGCTCCGGCAGGTTATCTCACAGCTTTAG